The Candidatus Desulfatibia profunda sequence CAGCTGGTTTTGCGTGTAGCCGCCAAAGACGGGGAACGGGCCATCTCGATGTTAAAGGACAGCGGATTCAAGGTGCTGACGGAATACGTGCAGGATCTAACGCCTTACCTCCCCTAACCCGAATATTTCATGAAAATTTTTCAGCAAACTTATTTTATAGAATAAAACTAATAAGTTAAGGAAAATAATAGCGATAACTTCCAAGTCGCACCTTGTACCCTTAACTTTTTCTTCTTAAGCTGAATAATTTTCACCCTTTGGGCGCTGCCTGATGCTCCCATTTGCTGCGTTACCTGGCCGCCGTACTTACTAAGGCAGGCGGGTCAGTGGCTTGCAGTAGAAAACCACGGCGGCGCCCCTGAGTGCCTTGCAAATGAACGCATCAGGCACGTGAAATATCCGGTCTAAATACTTTTTATAAAGTTTTACTAAGGGATTTCAATTACTTGGCCGGTGGCGTAAACGGCATGATCAGCAGATGGTGCAGGTTGAGTTTTTCGGGCTGAAAATGCCCGCCGACGCCGATTCGAATGCGGCTCTGATCCACGTCGGAAACCAGGGTCCCCAGCGTTCGATCCCAGATCGAAAAAATCGTACCGTAATTGCTGTCGCGTTCTTTAATCACCACGGAATGGTGGATACGATGCATGGAAGGCGGCACAAAAAGAACCCAGAAGATTTTTTCAAACCACGCCGGAACCTTCAGACTGCTGTGATGGAATTGTGCTGCCAGCACCAGCAAGGTCTCAAAGATAACAACGCCGAACACATCCGCTCCTAAAAAAAATACCAATGAAATTTTTATGACTGCAGATACGGCCAATTCCCCGATATGAAAACGAGTGGCTGTAGACACGTCCATGTTCAAATCCGTATGGTGGACCCGGTGAAACCGCCACAACAGCGGCATTTCATGGTTCAAAAAATGCCAGACATACAGCATGAAATCCATAAAGACAATCGTGGCCAGGGTTTTGGCCCAAGACGGCATTGCCGCCAGGTTCAGCACCCCGATCTGTTTTTCCGAAACATAACGGGCTGTCTGGATGATTGCGGAAGCAAACAAAAGATACAGCACCAGGCTGTTTATAACGGTCATTCCCAAATTGATCAACCACCGTTTCAGCTTGGAAACCGTACCCTTGCGGTAGGGAATGCCCAGCTCCAGCAACAGGAAAAAAGCCAGCCCTCCCAAA is a genomic window containing:
- a CDS encoding sterol desaturase family protein, with amino-acid sequence MPHVKIETIRLWVFLGGLAFFLLLELGIPYRKGTVSKLKRWLINLGMTVINSLVLYLLFASAIIQTARYVSEKQIGVLNLAAMPSWAKTLATIVFMDFMLYVWHFLNHEMPLLWRFHRVHHTDLNMDVSTATRFHIGELAVSAVIKISLVFFLGADVFGVVIFETLLVLAAQFHHSSLKVPAWFEKIFWVLFVPPSMHRIHHSVVIKERDSNYGTIFSIWDRTLGTLVSDVDQSRIRIGVGGHFQPEKLNLHHLLIMPFTPPAK